aaattaaaattcttagaTACCCATAAAAGAGGTTTTGGTAAATGTGAACTTACCTATAAAGTTTTGTTGGCTGGGAAAATATTTAGCTGCATATAATAGCCTCAATTACAGTGGCTTAACCAAacagagattttgttttctttaaagagaaTTCAAGAGGAAAGTAGGCCTTGGTTCTTCCTGATGGCTTCATGATGCCATTTAGAACAAAGTCCCTTCTGATTTTCTAATAAGCATCCTTAGATGACTTCCAATTGCATTGCATTGCCCAGAAGTGCATCATGTGAACCACCCCTAGCTGAAAGGCAGGCTGagaaatatagtttttaattgtGTGCATTGCAGctccaaataaaactaaaaaagaagtAGAAGCATTATAGAGACCAATTAGCAACtcttttcaacaacacaaaatCAGTGATTATGCTAAAACCCTAAGCATTACAATAGGTTTGTTAAAACACTGCTAAGTGAATTGGGTAACACATAGCTCCAATATCCAGGTGCCACACAAGTCTATTTTCTAGGATTGCTTAAACTAGGTCATTTTGTGCCTTTAAACTACATTTCTCTCTAATGAATTTCTTGGAGAACAGCCCAAGCACAGCTTGTATCCATTCATAGAGAATGTTTGTTTGTAGGGTTGATAATCCTACAAGAGCAAGAGTGACCCATGAAGATTTCCAGTCAGTCAGAAAGTTTCCAGTTGTTATTCCTGGGTGATAACTGACAGAGCTAATCCAGAGAAGTGGAAAAAAGGGTTAATTGAAAATATGGTATCATACTTTTATTTCCCAGCTGCTTTCTCTCTGTTATTTTAGTAAAGAAGCAAGGGGTAGTATCTTAAGAATTGTCAagctcctaaaaaaaaaaaaaaaaaaaaaagctcagtatCTAACTgtatctggcacataataggtgctcaaggAATAGTTCTTAAATAAACCTTTTATCTGTTTACCCTTATCAAAATGTGTACAGAAACTGGTTAAAAAGAAGCATTCTCCATCCACTTTAATGGAACAGTCAAACATTCAGTCATCACCCACTCTTTGTGAATAAAAGCTCTCTGAGGAACTGCTTGCTATGATCTCTCCCCGAGAAGGACTTATTCTGTATTTTGTGTGACCTGGCAGATTTTTTCTGACTCACATCCAATGTTAATTAATCAAATCTATAGGAATTGGTTTCTAAGCCATTTGGCTATCAAGCAGATTATTAACATTGTAAAATCAATTTAAAGCCATTTTCAAGTGTTTAAAATCCCCTTAAAATTTCTCAAATCAGCATATAAGTCAGTTTGAGATGGAGCTTGGGGACTATCAGTCAATACATCAGTTGATCAAGCACTGAATTTATGTTAAGCAGCATTTAAAGATGGGTGAATAACAGCCCCTGCCCTTGATGACTTATGGTCCATTTAGAGAGACaatatgtgtgtgggggtgggggggaatcaTGAAATAGTGTCACACTGCATTTATAATTTGTCAAATTAATAGGAGAGACAGTAAATGATTCTTTTTTCCCAGAATACCGATTAGTTTGGACTTGACTAAAATAGAAACATGAATCAAATACATCCTGGTATGTAACTGAAATTTGAGACCTTGATAGGAGAATCACAGCACTTTGAAGATTAGAGTGTGACATACTGGTTAGCATAGATAAgctataaagaatccacttgaacCATaggaagcaatgaaaacaattgttcttttccttctctctttaaaTTAGGTCATGGAACGAAAGGAGTATTTGAGCTTCTATCTGGATGGCGGAGAACCAAAGAGAATTTGCCCTTCAAAGACAGGGTAGCAGATGCTTATTCGGACGTGATGGTGACCTATACCATGACCAGCTCCCTGTACTTTATCACTTTTGGCATGGGTGCCAGCCCGTTCACCAATATAGAGGCTGTGAAGGTCTTCTGTCAGAACATGTGCGTCTCCATCCTGTTGAACTACTTctacattttctccttctttggctccTGTCTGGTCTTTGCTGGCCAACTAGAGCAAAACCGCTACCACAGCATCTTTTGCTGTAAGATCCCTTCTGCAGAATACCTGGACCGCAAGCCTGTGTGGTTCCAGACAGTGATGAGTGATGGACATCAACAGACATCCCATCACGAGACGAACCCTTACCAGCACCACTTTATTCAGCACTTCCTCCGTGAACATTACAATGAATGGATTACCAATATCTATGTGAAGCCATTTGTGGTCATCCTCTATCTCATCTACGCCTCCTTCTCCTTCATGGGGTGCTTGCAGATCAGTGATGGAGCCAACATCATCAATCTACTAGCCAGTGATTCCCCAAGCATTTCTTATGCCATGGTTCAGCAGAAATATTTCAGCAACTACAGCCCTGTGATAGGATTCTACGTCTACGAGCCCCTCGAGTACTGGAACAACAGTGTCCAGGAGGACCTTCGGAGACTCTGTAGTGGGTTCACTGCAGTGTCCTGGGTGGAGCAGTATTACCAGTTCCTGAAAGTGAGCAACATCAGTGCCAATAACAAGAGTGATTTTATTAGTGTCCTACAAAGTTCGTTTTTAAAAAAGCCAGAATTCCAGCATTTTCGAAACGATATCATCTTCTCCAAGGCAGGAGATGAAAGCAACATCATTGCTTCTCGCTTGTATCTGGTGGCCCGGACAAGCAGAGACAAGCAGAAGGAAGTCATAGAAGTGCTGGACAAGTTGAGGCCTCTGTCCTTGTCAAAGAGCATCCGGTTCATCGTGTTCAACCCCTCCTTCGTGTTCATGGACCATTACAGCTTATCTGTCACCGTGCCTGTTCTGATTGCAGGCTTTGGTGTCCTCCTGGTGTTAATCCTGACTTTTTTCCTAGTGATCCACCCTCTGGGAAACTTCTGGCTAATTCTTAGCGTCACCTCAATTGAGCTGGGCGTTCTGGGCTTAATGACACTATGGAACGTCGACATGGATTGCATTTCTATCTTGTGCCTTATCTACACTTTCAATTTTGCCATTGACCACTGTGCACCACTGCTTTACACGTTTGTActagcgactgagcacacccgAACACAATGTATAAAAAGCTCCCTTCAAGAGCATGGGACAGCCATTTTGCAAAATGTTACTTCTTTTCTTATTGGGTTGGTCCCCCTCCTATTTGTGCCTTCGAACCTGACCTTCACACTGTTCAAATGCTTGCTGCTCACCGGGAGTTGCACACTTCTGCACTGTTTTGTTATCTTACCTGTGTTCCTAACCTTTTTCCCCCCTTCTAAAAAGcaccacaagaaaaagaaacgtgCCAAacgaaaggagagagaggaaattgAATGCATAGAAATTCAAGAGAACCCTGATCACGTCACTACCGTCTGAAGGGTGTAGACTaatggattatttttcttttccagtattgCACAATGATGCAGGGCCGATAAAGCTCAGACCTCAGCTGCTTGGGCTGGCCAGGGGTAACAAGGCAAGTCAGATGAAGAGTGAATTATTTATAACACGTCAAGGTGTCCACTTCCGGGGGGCAAGAGGGACTCAAAGAAGGGTAAAAAGCTCTTTGAAACCTTGTTCTCCTCTAAAGACAAGTTTCTGAATGTGATCTTAAGAGCTCTTCCAAGGAACGGACAAATCGACAGAGTGTTAGAAGGCCAAAGGAAcagctacttttaaaaataaaatgcttaggagaGATGGAGTAGGGAAGATGGGGGCCTCCAAATAGCAGAGAAGACTTCAGAAACGTCAAAATTGCCGTGGcacttttcatatttgttttttgaataggTTGGTCAAAGGAAACCTATGCATTTGGGAAGTACACGTCTAATCCTGTCTAAACCAAAGGACTTCCTGACTCAttttatgtgtacatacatatgtatatatgccatatatacatatacatagatttGTCTTTAGTGTACATCGATGTCTGTGTGGAGGGAGGTGCCCATTTGCAGGTGGGCTGGGCTTTCTTTAGAGAGTCCAATCAGCCTTAGCCAAATCTAGATATGTTAATGGCCACTCTACATCAACTCAAGTGGTGCAGCAGCAAGAGCATTTTTCAACTGTGCTCTAGGCAAAATAAACAGATATGGGCCCATTAGATTCATACACCATGTTGTCAATCTTTGAGATTCTTGCTTTGGacggaaaaaaacacaaaaggcaTTCGAATTCATTGCCGTGGGGGCAAGGTTTCAAATCTCATGTTAATGCTAAATAGTTACTATGGCTTTTTATTGGCTTAAAATGGTTCTCTGTATTTGGGAAGGCTGATTTAGCTGCTTTTAGGGAGCTCACCCACTGCAAATGAGCATGTATTGTCCATACAAATGTGTATAAGGgtgcacaagtgtgtgtgtgagagagagagagaaagtcgAGGTATTCCATGGTTACAGTATTCTCATTTTAGATGGTGAAAATATACTGCCTTGGAATACAGGTAATGAACATAGGAGAAAGTGAACGTAACTCGGAAAGTTGTTGCAGAATGAAATAGAGTAAATGAACCATCGCCACTCATCATGTCCCCTCAACTGGTtcttagtgttaaaaaaaaaaaatattctaatcCTATAAAGTCTAGTGTGTTCCTTGCATTAATATTTGGAACATTAACCCAGGCCACGGTCACCACAGTAGTGGTCTCTATAACTACTGCAGTATTGTTATGTAGCTTCTTGCGATATCATTTTTTTTGTGACCTGAAAAGTGCTTGTCGGTTGGCCTGCCTCCTAGGGTGATTGTTGCTCTCCATGAGTGACATAGTAACTGTAACTGCTGCTGAATTCTCTCTCAAAAAAAGTACTGAGGTAAATGTTTTCATTGCGTTAAAATTTACAACTGCTCCCCAGCAGATAGACTCAATCTGTTGGGTGCTTCCTTGGATGAATGCTGTGCTTCCTGtcacagaaaattactagaaaatgCCTTTTCCCATGTCAAGCTGTAAAATCAGTTAATTTTCAGGTAGGACTTCACAAATGTCCAATGATCATAAAATCTGCTAGTCAATTCTTTTAACTGGAAGAGCACTACTCTCTGCACCAACTCTGGTTgcataatttaaatgaatttagaatattaaaatctctaacaaacaaacaaaaagcttctGGACTCAGGTTCAGAAAAGAGATGCAAACCATTCcattctgatttcagtgtttttttaaaaaaaaatgaaattggtaGCTGAATGAAGTAATGAAACAACCAAATGAGCATACTTTTACAAATGAAGGATTTACCTGAATATTAAGGGAAAGGAGAACTGTTTCTTTACGGTTTCTTTTTagttaaatgaaaaacatttaactaaatttcattttattaaatgggGAGTTTGTTTCGTCCTACCTTGAGGTTATTGAGTTTCTATTGGAAGTGATCCATGTCTTCTCGATTGTGTTCATGTGGGGAAAATAGCAATAGATGGAGTATGGAAAATACTTGCCATGACATAAGATTACTGTTCATACATTATGTGTAACGTCACATCGCAGATAAGTCTAGCCTTTTGCCTCCTGAGCTGCTCTGCTATGATGAACTGGTATTTGACACTAGCAGACCTATAGACCTTGGTCTTATATCTGAAAGGGAAGTTTTTAAGGCATTGAGTGTTTGGATGGAGGAGACGGGACTCTTCTTTCACAGTTGACTCATCATTTTTGAAGATTGGTTTTACATCCTTTTCAAAAGATGGGAGGTCATCAGCTGAGAAATCCCATTAGCTATCAGTCCATTTCTTTGTAAACTGTGCCATACTCCATTACTTTAccaacttttaaaaaagcttgcttatttgagtcattttttcttcttaattaccTTAGACAATTCCACATGCAAAGAAGATTGGCAGATTGGTTTATAAAGAAAGGATCAAGCATGCCAGTTGCCAAATGCATGTGGGAATAGTGGTATAGCTACCCCACCACTGGGGCAGTTCTAATATCATGCCCCCATCATTGAGACAGTCTCTATTTGGACAGGGAAAACAGTTCTTTTTTAGGTTAGATCTTCAAGGATCAAAGTGactaagaaaaatatgaatttctCATCGTTCAAGTGACTAGAGGTGTGGAATTTTGGAAGGGACATTATCTTTTCCAGGACACCATGGTACTCTTTAGTGAACTGCAGCAATAATTTATTGAAATGGAATTTCTTGTTCTGGAAGAGTTAATATACCACACAAAATGCCCTAACTTAGTCCTTGGAAGCTATTTGAGTCTAGGAAGAATGTAGAATGTAACTGAGCATCGTCTGACCTCCCAACCTCACTGTGAAACAGACATTTCCAAGAATTCCATTCACTGAATGCCAAGATGAATCCTAAAATAGATCATGATTTGCAAGTGACACCAAATCTCTGCCGTTATCAGTAGCTGGTGTGCAACTCTTCAAGTTTTTCGAGTTTACTCCCACTGTCCTTAGTCCATTTATGAAATATTGATGGTGTTCAAATTAGGAACTTTTCTACTTCTAGAAGATGACCTATCGAGtcctagaaaagaagaaagctatGGGAAATATCTCAGATgtgtagaatattttattttgctgaaacatGGTTTTTCCCTTAAAGTGAGAGAATTTTAAAGTCTCAAAAACCAAAGTCCAAACCCTTTCTGAATTTAAACTGGAATGTGGATTTGTTTCCTCCCACTGGAAATTAAATATGAATTAGAGAGAACTGTAAGAGCTGCACTCTCCATGATGGTTACTAAAGCTTCAAAGAGGTACTCACCTAAATGATAGAAAAGAGATTTGGCTAACCGATTCTTTCCCTCTTATTCGTTAAACATAATCATATGCCAACTTAGACCTTGAacaagttttttaaatgaaaagtataCTTAAATGTCATCCCATGAATTCTTTCAGGGACCAGTGAACCTCTTTGAAGGTTGTGCACGAATATTCTATGAAAGAATTATCCTCCACTGTGGCTGTATCATGTGAGTGTTCCTTTCCCATTTCATTCCTATTTATTTCCACGGACTTTTTGGTTTTACCTTGTGAGATTAGAAGAAGAATTATGATAAATGAAGCTCCTGTGATGCCCTAATAGCCATTCTTGATTGTTGAATTCAAGAGGATGAAAGCTTTGTCCATTTTGTAATTACCCATTGCACTTTCCCATAACAAGCTGATCCTCCTAGGCTTGTGGTTAGAGCTAGGGATTAACTATTGCCATTCAgaattacatgtattttttataagTTGACTGTAAATATTATAATTACAGTCATATATTTTTATGACCAAGTAGTTATGAATGCCTAGCACTATGCATGCATTGTTACTAATAGTACACAGACTTTTAAAGACACTATTTTCATGGTTATTGCAACTTTTAGTAAAATTCTATCACCTATTCATAAATGCCTTGTAGGTTCTGGTCCCAAGGACCTAAAATTCATAGAAATTTCCATCCCAGGAGGAACAGTTTAAAAACTGCCCTCCCTGGGTGTCAATGGCAGCAACCTCTTCTAGAATGTCCTCTGGAAAATCCTGGAGAGTACGTCTGGCTTCCAGGTAAAGGACACAGCAGATTTTATGTTAGTCAGTGATTAAGCACACCTTAGTGTCCTGTGTTTGCTAATCTCAAAGTGAACCATGTCATGCCTTGAGAATGGAATTTAGGTGTTGTCTCCGGTAAACTGGGGAACTCAGTCATTCCCTTGACCTCTTTCTAGAGGAATCCTTCTGTTCAGTCTATTTTGTTGATGTTTGCAAATGGTACTGATAATCCTTTCAAATGTGAGCCTGAAAACTGTCATTTATACCAAAATAGACTTAGAAGCACTTTCAttccctttaaaaacaaacaaagcaaagacacttcttgctttttctgtcttacaaacaacaacaaaaaaaatggtgACAAATTTTATGACACTGACTCAAAACCTATCCAGCACTGAATTGGCATGCCCTTGAAATCTCCCCATCTTCAATCTAAATATAAAACTCAGCATCATCACTGTGGTGCAGGCATTTATCCCAATCTTTTAAGCAGTGATCTGCCAAAAGGTTGTAGAGAGGGGAAATGAGCTAAATATTTTTCTACTGGTTTGTCTTCAGAATTATGACAGCAAATATATTTACCAAATGAGAGCAGTGAAATCATGAATGAGGACAAAAAGCCTGTTTGCATCAGGTTCCGCACAGGAGGGACTATATATAGATATCACAACAGCAAATTGCTTTGATTTCTAAACTAAATGGCCAAGGTTTGATCCACCATCACGTTTTAGTTGGAAGGGCGAGGATGTTGTTCTGTGCTTGAAGTGTTGTGGAACTAGATCAGGCAGCAACTGAAATAAGATTGAAAGGATATTGAGAAATAATATCTCATGCTTAAAAATTAAGATGTCTATACACTGGGCAGAGAACAGGTGGGAAAATTCCATATATTTTACAGTTTAagatatagcacagagaactgcaTGGTGCCTCAAAACTATAGATTCTTAACTGCTAGGAAAATTGAACAAATACCAACAAACTCCATTTGAAGATTACCTTCTCATTTGTCGGAATCATAACCTGACCTTTGCAGGTAAAGTGCTCCTGAATTTCCAAGCATGAATCAGAACCAGAGATCATTTTGTGAATGAAAGTGGGATACTAGCCTGTCTCCTTGAAGACAAGCTTCCAGTTAGTACCCAGATAAGCATTATCTGGGCAGGCTGTTGGCATTGCTCTGACTTTGTGCATCTTTGACatataatgaatattttgttGACGTTTTCTCTGTACTCAATTAGGGCCTCTCTGTTGCTGCTAGAGAAGTTCCTTGCTTTTCTCATGATATGGAAAATGATTCAAAGAGAAAGCACATGCATGTGTATttagttgggtctgactctttgggacactttggatggtagcccaccaggttcctctgtccatgggatttcccaggcaaaaatactgcggtaggttgccatttccttctccaggggatctttctgacccaggaagatcctcattgcaggtggatgttttactcgctgagccatcagggaagcccaaaagagagAAGTATATAGGGTTAAAAAATCAGATACTGGAATAGTATAGCTGACTAGTCTACAGATAATATCAAATATCTTCTGCAGCTCTAAAGATGTTGTCAAGATCGAATGGGCTTACTCCTTCAATTGTGAAGCTCTAAAagctagagatttttttttaatataacaaagtatttattaaaaattattactaattttcacttttataaattatGTAAAGTCAGTCCCTACTATTTTTGCCAGCTGAAGTTTTCCCTAAGAAAGTTCTTATGGGTCATACTATTTATGAAGTCTTAAAAATCAGAAGGAAACttcagaaacaaaaagataaGAACACCTACTGGTTACGTGTGGTTCCTGCTCCATGTCGCATGTTTGTACGTTTCTGAACTGGGCTGTTTAGAAGTCACGCGTCACTGTGTTCTGATTTCCCATATTGCTAATGGCATGGTCAGACAGTATAGCATGGCTTCACTTCCCTCTATTTGCATAGTCATTAGAGCATTACACGAAGGGCTCCGTCaaaccagtggagaaataagaaCTTTAATGCTTTGGACAATTTCACTGAAGAATATCCTAGGAGGAGCTAGAAAGACTGCCATCAGTAAGGGACAAGGGAAGAGTATTATAAATGTGTTACCTTTCAGTCTTGTATAAATTTATTAACTTGCATTTTTGTACAGCCAACCTGCAGTATGTTGTGGGGAACATCTAGGTTATTTCATGTAAAACAGTCAACAGAATCTCTCCCTGGAAACTGAAATAGTAATACCTTCCATCATTCTGTTTGGTTCACTGGTTATTGGTAGACACAAGAAAGCTGGAAGAAACCCAAACTATCATATTCCTATATGCTCTGCTGTGGTATGTGGCATCTCTTTTGAGAGAGAGTCAGGAAATCCTGGCACCTTTTTTTCTCAAACATAAAATGTGCTAGATgctgataaattagactttaaactCACCAGTGCAAGTTATCTCAAAGTTTTGGCAGAGTTTAAGCAACAATTTTATTATACTTCCCCATTAATTATGCATATTTTTCAGCAATAGATTTTCTTGCTCTTAAATAGGAAATCTGTCTCAGTTGAAAAGGGCAGCGATCTCTCCAAGCTACCTCAAAAGGGTACTAAAAGACAAAATGGCAGGCAACCTTTGATTAAATGGCAATGTGTTAAAGCCACAAAGCAATATTATTTGTCAGCTCTTCTTGATGCTCTTTTCCTTTGTAAATTTAGACTAGACTAAATGTGAAAGGGATACCCTACGTGCAGTTCTACTTGTGCATTCTGATTACtaatattcatttatatgaaatctctCAGGACCGTTGTCTGGTATCTCTCTGCAGACATCTCAAAACGTGATTCAGAAAGAGAGCAACCTGACATTGCCTATGAGGCAGTGGTCCACATAGTGAGTGCACAATCAAATAATCTGTGGAATCTTCAGTAAAAAATCCAAGTGCACTTCTTATCAATGGAGGGAAAACTCTTATTTGTTTGCCCTAAGCAAACAGAAAGAGATGAAGTTGCCAGTATTTGGCACTGcgcttgggttttctttttcactagatgccattactattatttttagctAAATTGGAGTTCTGAAACAGAAGTCACTTCTGGAAACATTAGAATTAGTGAAGAGAAAACTGTTAGTAAGAAACACTCTCCACTCATGCATAGACAATTTGTAGGAATGAGAGTTAACGTTGaggacttttatttcctttcttttcctaaaaCAAAAACCCACTTGCTCTAAATCCTAGCTAATCAAATGCTAATTTCTGTAACAAAATAAAGGATAATGATAGAAAGTGTGAAATTGTGAGACTCTAATGTCTTATCTACATACTTATCTAATGGCAAACCAGCATTTTCAGACATATTTCTCTGTAAGAACATTCTTTTGTTTAATATTCTTTGACATATAGATTCTTACCACCTGTTGTTCATGAAAAAAACCTCACTTATCACTTCTAAAATAGTGCAAAAAAACTAATAAGCCATTTAAAGCTCTCTTCTCTGTAATTCTGTATCTTGGACTCTAAAACTAAAGGTCCTTATTgaggaaagtttaaaaaagaattctgaacAAAAACGTCAATGtcaaaaaaaatatgtatatttcctAAGTTGTATTCTCATTCCAGCATATCTTCAAAATCAGGAACTGCCTGAATGCCCAGTTTTTAAACCTCACTAAGAAGCAAGAATTCCCATGTGAGTCTTCAAAAGTCTCCAAATTCCCTGAATTTGGTCTGTCATCAAAATTTATCTCAGTTCTAGCtaagcaaaaaaataatttataaaccaGATTTTTctgactataataaaaataaagaaatagcaaATTATTCCCCATAGGTTTA
This genomic window from Bos mutus isolate GX-2022 chromosome 23, NWIPB_WYAK_1.1, whole genome shotgun sequence contains:
- the PTCHD4 gene encoding patched domain-containing protein 4, producing MCFLRRPGAPASWIWWRMLRQVLRRGLQSFCHRLGLCVSRHPVFFLTVPAVLTITFGLSALNRFQPEGDLERLVAPSHSLAKIERSLASSLFPLDQSKSQLYSDLYTPGRYGRVILLSPPGDNILLQAEGILQTHRAVLEMKDGRNSFIGHQLGGVVEVPNSKDQRVKSARAIQITYYLQTYGSATQDLIGEKWENEFCKLMRKLQEEHQDLQLYSLASFSLWRDFHKTSILARSKVLVSLMLILTTATLSSSMKDCLRGKPFLGLLGVLTVCISIITAAGIFFITDGKYNSTLLGIPFFAMGHGTKGVFELLSGWRRTKENLPFKDRVADAYSDVMVTYTMTSSLYFITFGMGASPFTNIEAVKVFCQNMCVSILLNYFYIFSFFGSCLVFAGQLEQNRYHSIFCCKIPSAEYLDRKPVWFQTVMSDGHQQTSHHETNPYQHHFIQHFLREHYNEWITNIYVKPFVVILYLIYASFSFMGCLQISDGANIINLLASDSPSISYAMVQQKYFSNYSPVIGFYVYEPLEYWNNSVQEDLRRLCSGFTAVSWVEQYYQFLKVSNISANNKSDFISVLQSSFLKKPEFQHFRNDIIFSKAGDESNIIASRLYLVARTSRDKQKEVIEVLDKLRPLSLSKSIRFIVFNPSFVFMDHYSLSVTVPVLIAGFGVLLVLILTFFLVIHPLGNFWLILSVTSIELGVLGLMTLWNVDMDCISILCLIYTFNFAIDHCAPLLYTFVLATEHTRTQCIKSSLQEHGTAILQNVTSFLIGLVPLLFVPSNLTFTLFKCLLLTGSCTLLHCFVILPVFLTFFPPSKKHHKKKKRAKRKEREEIECIEIQENPDHVTTV